One Hordeum vulgare subsp. vulgare chromosome 4H, MorexV3_pseudomolecules_assembly, whole genome shotgun sequence DNA window includes the following coding sequences:
- the LOC123447974 gene encoding fructose-bisphosphate aldolase, chloroplastic gives MASATLLKSSFLPKKAEWGATRQAAAPKPMTVSMVVRASAYADELVKTAKTIASPGRGILAMDESNATCGKRLASIGLENTEANRQAYRTLLVTPPGLGNYISGAILFEETLYQSTVDGKKIVDILVEQGIVPGIKVDKGLVPLVGSNDESWCQGLDGLASREAAYYQQGARFAKWRTVVSIPNGPSELAVKEAAWGLARYAAISQDNGLVPIVEPEIMLDGEHGIERTFEVAQKVWAETFYYMAQNNVMFEGILLKPSMVTPGAECKDRATPEEVASYTLKLLQRRIPPSVPGIMFLSGGQSEVEATLNLNAMNQAPNPWHVSFSYARALQNTCLKTWGGRPENVAAAQEALLLRAKANSLAQLGKYTSDGEAAAAKENMFVKNYSY, from the exons ATGGCGTCTGCTACCCTCCTCAAATCGTCTTTCCTTCCCAAGAAGGCCGAATGGGGCGCCACGCGCCAGGCCGCCGCTCCCAAGCCGATGACCGTCTCCATGGTTGTCCGTGCCAGCGCGTACGCCGATGAGCTTGTGAAAACCGCG AAAACCATCGCATCGCCTGGCAGGGGTATCCTTGCCATGGATGAGTCGAATGCTACCTGTGGCAAGAGACTTGCCTCGATTGGCCTTGAGAACACCGAGGCTAACCGCCAGGCTTACCGGACCCTCCTTGTCACTCCACCAGGCTTGGGAAACTACATCTCTGGTGCTATCCTCTTTGAGGAGACCCTCTACCAGTCGACTGTTGATGGCAAGAAGATTGTTGACATCCTTGTCGAGCAGGGGATCGTTCCCGGTATCAAGGTTGACAAG GGTCTTGTGCCACTTGTTGGTTCCAACGATGAGTCATGGTGCCAAGGCCTCGATGGCCTTGCCTCCCGTGAAGCAGCATACTACCAGCAAGGCGCCCGCTTCGCCAAGTG GCGCACTGTTGTCAGCATTCCTAACGGACCATCTGAGCTTGCTGTCAAGGAAGCTGCCTGGGGTCTTGCCCGTTACGCGGCCATCTCACAG GACAATGGGCTGGTGCCGATTGTGGAGCCTGAGATCATGCTCGATGGTGAGCACGGCATCGAGAGGACCTTCGAGGTGGCGCAGAAGGTGTGGGCGGAGACCTTTTACTACATGGCCCAGAACAACGTCATGTTTGAGGGCATCCTCCTGAAGCCAAGCATGGTGACCCCTGGTGCCGAGTGCAAGGACAGGGCCACCCCTGAGGAAGTAGCCAGCTACACCCTCAAGCTCCTCCAGAGAAGGATCCCCCCTTCCGTCCCCGGCATCATG TTCTTGTCTGGTGGACAGTCGGAGGTGGAGGCGACGCTGAACCTGAACGCGATGAACCAGGCGCCGAACCCGTGGCACGTGTCCTTCTCCTACGCGAGGGCGCTGCAGAACACCTGCCTCAAGACGTGGGGCGGGCGGCCGGAGAACGTCGCGGCAGCGCAGGAGGCGCTGCTGCTGCGCGCCAAGGCCAACTCCCTGGCGCAGCTCGGCAAGTACACCAGCGACGGCGAGGCCGCAGCTGCCAAAGAGAACATGTTCGTCAAGAACTACAGCTACTGA